One Streptomyces sp. NBC_00102 DNA segment encodes these proteins:
- a CDS encoding SDR family oxidoreductase, producing MRVFVTGASGWIGSAVVPELISAGHQVVGLARSDSSAAALDKAGAEVLRGSLDDPGLLRDAAAEADGVIHLAFKHDLAFSGGFGAAAEADRHAIEAFGEALAGSGRPLVIASGVLGLAPGRTATEEDGQPSPGTDTESAGVPAGVPAGVPATGPASRLANAHATLALADRDVRASVLRLPPTVHGDGDHGFLAAIVATARAKGVSGYVGDGAQRWPAVHRDDAARLFRLALENAPAGSTLHAIADEGVPIRAVAEVIGRHLGLPVESVAPADAAAHFTWLADLLALDSPATGERTRALLDWRPSRPGLLDDLGQGHYFAAPAG from the coding sequence ATGCGTGTATTCGTCACCGGCGCGTCCGGCTGGATCGGCTCGGCGGTCGTTCCGGAACTCATCTCCGCAGGTCACCAGGTGGTCGGGCTCGCCCGCTCGGACAGCTCCGCCGCCGCGCTCGACAAGGCGGGCGCCGAGGTGCTGCGCGGCTCGCTCGACGACCCCGGTTTGCTGCGCGACGCGGCTGCCGAGGCGGACGGCGTGATCCACCTCGCCTTCAAGCACGACCTGGCGTTCAGCGGCGGGTTCGGGGCCGCCGCCGAGGCGGACCGCCACGCCATCGAGGCCTTCGGCGAGGCACTCGCCGGCTCGGGCCGTCCGCTGGTCATCGCCTCCGGGGTGCTGGGCCTGGCTCCCGGCCGGACCGCGACCGAGGAGGACGGGCAGCCGTCCCCCGGAACGGACACGGAGAGTGCGGGCGTCCCGGCGGGCGTCCCGGCGGGCGTCCCGGCGACCGGCCCGGCGAGCCGGCTGGCCAACGCCCACGCGACCCTCGCCCTCGCGGACCGCGACGTCCGCGCCTCGGTCCTCCGGCTGCCCCCGACCGTCCACGGCGACGGCGACCACGGCTTCCTCGCCGCGATCGTGGCCACCGCCCGCGCGAAGGGGGTCTCCGGCTATGTCGGCGACGGCGCCCAGCGCTGGCCCGCCGTGCACCGGGACGACGCCGCGCGCCTCTTCCGCCTCGCGCTGGAGAACGCTCCGGCGGGCTCGACCCTGCACGCCATCGCCGACGAGGGGGTGCCGATCCGGGCGGTCGCGGAGGTGATCGGCCGCCACCTCGGCCTGCCCGTGGAGTCCGTCGCCCCCGCCGACGCCGCCGCGCACTTCACCTGGCTCGCCGACCTCCTCGCCCTCGACAGCCCCGCCACCGGCGAGCGCACCCGCGCCCTGCTGGACTGGCGGCCGAGCCGGCCGGGCCTCCTCGACGACCTCGGCCAGGGGCACTACTTCGCCGCCCCGGCGGGCTGA
- a CDS encoding WD40 repeat domain-containing protein, whose translation MVESVTWSPDSALIATAGRERVVRVWDARTGNPVRLLTGATDIVRQVSWSPDGSSIAATSKDCVVRVWSASTGALLRALRGHRDDTWGITWAPDSTRVASASHDQRAIVWDVASGAAVLTLTGHSDFVEGVAWSPDGKSIATGSGDHTARIWDARTGALKLLVRGHSDYVWNLAWSGDSRILASASSDHTVRLVRADDAKVLAVLHGHSDTVWGVAWSPSGAQLATSSTDGTARVWDLYPRGAEAVAAYGHGGPVNQAVWSADERSFATASDDGTVRVWNAADGTSAGPETVLEDRVWSVAWSPQHDRLACTTNGGLFRIVDATGSALIESRGEVVEGCAWSPQGDRIATGGHDGTVRVRAADTGVELTVLTGHQDWVGRIAWSPGGQYVASASDDRTCRLWDVAESRQLTVLRGHENYVDDVSWAPDERHVVTASGDWTAAVWDVDTGRRVHVLKGHEGRVRAVGWSPDGQHVATGSDDRTVRIWSASTFEEVAVVGVHQDKVASVAWSRDSTRLLTASFDGTARIWPAFPDYGGLEAHARGRVFRTLTQVERRRHLLPLATT comes from the coding sequence ATGGTCGAGTCCGTCACCTGGTCCCCGGACTCCGCCCTGATCGCGACAGCGGGGCGGGAGAGGGTTGTACGGGTCTGGGACGCGCGCACCGGGAATCCGGTCCGGCTTCTGACCGGGGCCACGGACATCGTCAGGCAGGTGTCGTGGTCGCCCGACGGCAGTTCCATCGCGGCCACCTCGAAGGACTGTGTGGTACGCGTCTGGAGCGCCTCCACCGGCGCCCTCCTCCGGGCATTGCGTGGCCACCGGGACGACACGTGGGGCATCACCTGGGCCCCGGACAGCACGCGCGTCGCCTCCGCGTCCCACGACCAGAGGGCGATCGTGTGGGACGTCGCATCCGGGGCCGCCGTCCTCACGCTGACCGGCCACTCCGACTTCGTCGAAGGCGTCGCATGGTCACCGGACGGGAAATCCATCGCCACCGGATCGGGGGATCACACGGCCCGTATCTGGGACGCCCGGACCGGGGCGCTGAAGCTCTTGGTGCGCGGACACTCGGACTACGTGTGGAATCTCGCCTGGTCGGGGGACAGTCGGATACTCGCTTCCGCCTCGTCCGATCACACGGTCCGCCTCGTCCGTGCCGACGACGCCAAGGTGCTCGCCGTACTCCACGGCCACTCGGACACGGTGTGGGGCGTGGCCTGGTCGCCGTCGGGAGCGCAGCTCGCCACGAGTTCGACCGACGGGACCGCTCGTGTCTGGGATCTCTACCCGCGAGGAGCCGAAGCTGTCGCCGCCTACGGCCACGGGGGCCCGGTGAATCAGGCGGTCTGGTCCGCCGACGAGCGCAGCTTCGCGACGGCGTCCGACGACGGCACCGTCAGGGTGTGGAATGCCGCTGACGGGACCTCCGCAGGCCCGGAGACCGTACTCGAAGACCGGGTGTGGAGCGTTGCCTGGTCGCCGCAGCACGATCGGCTCGCCTGCACAACCAACGGCGGCCTCTTCCGGATCGTGGACGCAACAGGCTCCGCTCTGATCGAGTCACGGGGTGAGGTCGTTGAAGGGTGCGCCTGGTCGCCACAGGGTGATCGCATCGCAACGGGCGGGCACGACGGAACCGTACGTGTGCGGGCAGCTGACACAGGGGTGGAACTGACCGTGTTGACGGGCCACCAGGATTGGGTGGGACGTATCGCTTGGTCCCCTGGCGGCCAGTACGTGGCCAGTGCGTCCGACGATCGCACATGCCGCTTGTGGGATGTCGCGGAGAGCCGGCAACTCACCGTCCTGCGCGGTCATGAGAACTACGTGGACGACGTCTCATGGGCGCCGGACGAACGGCACGTCGTCACCGCCTCGGGTGACTGGACCGCAGCAGTGTGGGACGTGGATACAGGCCGGCGTGTCCACGTACTGAAAGGCCATGAGGGACGCGTCCGAGCAGTGGGGTGGTCTCCCGACGGTCAGCATGTCGCCACGGGCTCGGACGATCGGACGGTTCGGATCTGGTCGGCCTCCACCTTCGAGGAGGTCGCCGTCGTCGGGGTCCACCAGGACAAGGTGGCCTCGGTCGCATGGTCGCGGGACAGCACGCGCCTGTTGACCGCATCGTTCGACGGAACGGCCCGCATCTGGCCGGCCTTCCCCGACTACGGCGGACTCGAAGCCCATGCCCGGGGCAGGGTGTTCCGGACTCTGACCCAAGTCGAACGTCGTCGTCACCTGCTGCCGTTGGCGACGACATAG
- a CDS encoding ankyrin repeat domain-containing protein — protein MKRRRSKKLSRDLVGGALTGDAARVLALLRVGADPGTADSDGTTPLYAAAVQGDAEAVRILLRAGADPDTESAGPGSEGTPLCAAACWGHTGVVRALLAAGAVPDLREDRGTGRTPLEWAMAGAWTETVAVLEGAAVDSASVK, from the coding sequence ATGAAGCGAAGACGGTCCAAGAAACTGTCCAGGGATCTGGTCGGAGGGGCCCTGACCGGTGATGCGGCACGGGTCCTCGCGCTGCTGCGCGTCGGAGCCGACCCGGGGACGGCCGACTCGGACGGCACTACACCGCTCTACGCGGCGGCGGTCCAGGGCGATGCGGAGGCGGTCCGCATCCTCCTGCGGGCCGGTGCCGATCCGGACACTGAGAGCGCCGGCCCCGGCAGCGAAGGAACACCACTGTGCGCGGCGGCCTGTTGGGGGCACACGGGCGTCGTACGCGCGCTCCTGGCCGCAGGTGCGGTTCCGGATCTACGTGAAGACCGCGGCACCGGGCGGACGCCCCTCGAATGGGCGATGGCCGGGGCCTGGACGGAGACGGTCGCGGTGCTGGAGGGGGCCGCTGTGGACTCGGCATCGGTCAAGTGA
- a CDS encoding TetR family transcriptional regulator, with protein sequence MGRWEPNARGRLEQAAMELYGERGFDQTTAAQIAARAGLTERTFFRHYADKREVLFGGAHLLEEAFVDALADTPATAAPMDAMASALESVAAFFADRHAFARQRQAVIASSAELRERELIKLAKLAAALSVTLRERGVPEPAASLTAEAGIAVFKVGFARWVGGAENEERPLLDFLRESLVELKAVAAGE encoded by the coding sequence ATGGGTCGATGGGAGCCGAACGCGCGCGGACGTCTGGAACAGGCGGCCATGGAGCTCTACGGCGAGCGCGGGTTCGACCAGACCACCGCAGCCCAGATCGCCGCCCGCGCCGGGCTCACCGAGCGGACGTTCTTCCGGCACTACGCGGACAAGCGCGAGGTCCTGTTCGGGGGCGCGCACCTGCTCGAAGAGGCATTCGTGGACGCGCTCGCCGACACCCCGGCCACGGCTGCCCCGATGGACGCGATGGCCTCGGCGCTGGAGAGCGTCGCCGCCTTCTTCGCGGACCGCCACGCGTTCGCCCGTCAGCGCCAGGCCGTCATCGCGTCCAGCGCCGAACTGCGCGAGCGCGAGCTCATCAAGCTCGCCAAACTGGCAGCCGCGCTCTCCGTGACCCTCCGCGAGCGCGGCGTCCCGGAGCCCGCTGCGAGCCTCACCGCCGAGGCGGGCATCGCCGTCTTCAAGGTCGGCTTCGCACGCTGGGTGGGCGGCGCCGAGAACGAGGAGCGCCCCCTGCTCGACTTCCTGCGGGAGTCGCTGGTCGAACTGAAAGCGGTCGCGGCGGGGGAGTAG
- a CDS encoding NIPSNAP family protein, translating to MPKTTQLRTYTVRDGLLDEWVRRWESDIVPLRLELGFEIGGAWIDRERNQFVWLISYDGPETFTERNALYWSSPARKDMDLDPDDYLVSTDDRTVERSY from the coding sequence ATGCCGAAGACCACGCAACTTCGCACCTACACCGTACGCGACGGCCTGTTGGACGAATGGGTGCGGCGTTGGGAGTCGGACATCGTGCCACTGCGGCTGGAGTTGGGGTTCGAGATCGGTGGCGCGTGGATCGACCGGGAGCGCAATCAATTCGTGTGGCTGATCTCCTACGACGGCCCGGAGACATTCACCGAGCGCAACGCCCTGTACTGGTCGTCTCCTGCCCGCAAGGACATGGATCTCGATCCCGATGACTATCTGGTGAGTACCGATGACCGGACGGTGGAGCGGAGCTACTGA